In one window of Romboutsia hominis DNA:
- the pelG gene encoding exopolysaccharide Pel transporter PelG: MAGIGFELKKIIDKDGYFSKTRTYFMSSLITIGPMIISILSFLIMQDILKKVGETYLNIQLFSSIIIYAFFISYILSNGISMFISRFVSDCIYEKKIGYIFESLIGSIIIYSISALIITSLLFINSTLDIYIKLATVMITIIIGIIWIEVVYLSAVKDYLKIVLGFVIGMLIITLGTIFGIKFINMPKLYIALLATLIGYIFISIMFIGIIYRAFGFDSLKLSRCMKFMESLDKYFELFLIGIFLALGAYSHNLIIWMTDSATVVDNTFRVASFYDVPSFYAFLSVIPAVVIFTVKVETLIYPKYKEFYNFVRDTGSINEIKRAKKELIDCVVMHMTHMIEVQFIGSFACIVLGFKLLPYMGFLSDSIEIFGILTLGALAYICMNFLIIMLLYFDARSESLKIATVFLITTIVLSTITVFIGKDFYGYGFFFSSIISMVFAFNEINKFFNRIEYHIFADQPMFNIKKKGIFSSIYGLFNKNKVV, from the coding sequence ATGGCAGGAATTGGATTTGAACTTAAAAAGATAATAGACAAAGACGGATACTTTTCTAAAACTAGAACCTATTTTATGTCTTCTTTAATAACCATAGGTCCAATGATCATCTCAATATTGTCATTTTTAATTATGCAAGATATATTAAAAAAAGTTGGAGAAACCTACTTAAATATACAATTGTTTAGCTCTATAATAATATATGCATTTTTTATATCATATATATTATCTAATGGTATAAGTATGTTTATATCAAGATTTGTTTCAGATTGCATATATGAAAAAAAGATAGGATATATATTTGAATCTTTAATAGGAAGTATAATTATATATAGTATAAGTGCATTAATAATAACATCATTATTATTTATAAATTCGACTTTAGATATATATATAAAGTTGGCGACAGTTATGATAACCATAATAATAGGAATAATATGGATAGAAGTGGTATATCTATCAGCTGTAAAAGACTATTTAAAAATAGTTTTAGGGTTTGTAATAGGTATGTTAATTATAACTTTAGGAACAATATTTGGAATAAAGTTTATAAATATGCCTAAGTTATACATAGCACTTTTAGCTACTTTAATAGGGTATATATTTATATCTATAATGTTTATAGGGATAATTTATAGAGCATTTGGATTTGATAGTTTAAAATTATCAAGGTGCATGAAATTTATGGAGAGTTTAGACAAGTATTTTGAACTATTTTTAATAGGAATATTTTTAGCACTAGGTGCATATTCTCATAATCTTATAATTTGGATGACAGATAGCGCCACAGTAGTTGACAATACTTTTAGAGTAGCCTCATTTTATGATGTTCCTAGTTTTTATGCTTTTTTAAGTGTTATACCAGCAGTTGTAATATTTACTGTAAAAGTTGAAACTTTAATATATCCAAAGTATAAAGAATTTTATAACTTTGTAAGAGATACTGGAAGTATCAATGAAATAAAAAGAGCTAAAAAAGAATTGATAGATTGTGTAGTAATGCATATGACTCATATGATAGAGGTACAGTTTATAGGAAGCTTCGCATGTATAGTATTAGGATTTAAGCTACTTCCATATATGGGCTTTTTAAGTGACTCTATTGAGATATTTGGAATATTAACACTAGGAGCACTAGCATATATATGTATGAATTTTCTAATTATAATGTTACTTTATTTTGATGCAAGAAGTGAAAGTTTAAAAATAGCAACAGTATTTTTAATAACTACAATAGTATTATCAACAATTACTGTATTTATTGGGAAAGACTTTTATGGATATGGATTTTTCTTTTCAAGTATAATATCTATGGTATTTGCTTTTAATGAAATAAATAAATTCTTTAATAGGATAGAATATCATATATTCGCAGACCAACCAATGTTTAATATAAAGAAAAAGGGCATATTTAGTAGTATATATGGTCTATTTAATAAAAATAAAGTAGTATAA
- a CDS encoding class I SAM-dependent methyltransferase, which translates to MENLEYWKKEWIKVGKEYILNKNTEDKNIKVWDESSKNYDETICNNRVKDVIENLKLKGYINENSEVLDIGCGTGSYSIELSKICKKVYALDYSDCMLNILKEKIKSNNIDNIEIIKANWNDINLNKENMYKKFDLVISSLNPGCYNPNSLLKINEASNKSCCYIATDGKSKDDVLEKADEFILGKRLEFCGVSDIIYPFNILYFSGYRPSIFYTGTTWKYKTSYEGSVNKLKNRYKDYLDKHEIIDKIEKFVNREIKDGTFYHESKVTLGVITWEVM; encoded by the coding sequence ATGGAGAATTTAGAGTATTGGAAAAAGGAATGGATTAAAGTAGGTAAAGAATATATTTTAAACAAAAACACAGAAGATAAAAATATAAAGGTTTGGGATGAATCTTCAAAAAATTATGATGAAACAATTTGTAATAATAGAGTTAAGGATGTTATAGAAAATTTAAAATTAAAGGGATATATTAATGAAAATAGTGAGGTATTAGATATTGGCTGTGGTACAGGCTCATATTCTATAGAATTAAGTAAAATATGCAAAAAAGTATATGCACTTGATTATTCAGATTGTATGCTTAATATTTTAAAAGAAAAGATAAAAAGCAATAATATAGATAATATAGAAATTATTAAAGCTAATTGGAATGATATAAACTTAAACAAAGAGAATATGTATAAAAAATTTGACTTAGTAATAAGTAGCTTAAACCCAGGATGTTATAACCCAAATAGTTTATTAAAAATAAATGAAGCTTCAAACAAAAGTTGTTGTTATATAGCAACAGATGGAAAGTCAAAAGATGATGTTTTAGAAAAGGCAGATGAATTCATATTAGGAAAAAGGCTAGAATTTTGTGGAGTAAGTGATATTATATATCCATTTAATATATTATATTTTAGTGGTTATAGACCTAGTATTTTTTATACAGGTACTACTTGGAAATATAAAACAAGTTATGAAGGTTCAGTAAATAAATTAAAAAATAGATATAAAGATTACTTAGATAAGCATGAAATCATAGATAAAATAGAAAAATTTGTTAATAGAGAAATTAAAGATGGTACATTTTATCATGAAAGCAAAGTAACTTTAGGGGTTATTACTTGGGAAGTTATG
- the pelF gene encoding GT4 family glycosyltransferase PelF has protein sequence MRICLIAEGSYPYVTGGVSSWIQMLVSSMKEIEFVIYAISAKNDEGLTYKYEIPDNVVEIKDIYLDIDDNKKVKSKVKFNLTDIEKEVIGKFIVGEYFNWKDLFDCINRLKNVNTVDILMSEDFFDVVSDIASKYYPHIIFNHFFWTIRSMMMTVFEVLKSDIPKCDIYHSVSTGYAGLVGALGKYYNKDSKFILTEHGIYTREREEEIIKADWVKGYFKDNWIRYFYNLSRAAYTYSDEVYSLFEKNKKLQIELGCDRNKIKIVPNGVKLDRFKNIDTKKDDESIIYIGAIVRVVPIKDVKTIIQAFVNANEEMKNIRLYIIGPMDEDEDYTKECIDLVESLGNKNILFTGRVDISKYIGKMDMLLLGSISEGQPLSVLEGMAAKKPYITTDVGACKELLYGNDDNIGHCGIVVPVMGYSQMADAIIKLAKDEKLRKEMGENGYKRVSTYYTQEQFIENYRKIYGEI, from the coding sequence ATGAGGATATGTTTAATCGCAGAAGGAAGCTATCCATATGTAACAGGTGGAGTTTCAAGCTGGATTCAAATGCTAGTTAGTAGTATGAAAGAAATTGAATTTGTAATATATGCAATAAGTGCTAAAAATGATGAAGGTCTTACCTATAAGTATGAAATACCAGATAATGTTGTAGAAATTAAAGATATATACTTAGATATAGACGATAATAAAAAGGTTAAAAGTAAAGTAAAATTTAATCTTACAGATATAGAAAAAGAAGTTATAGGTAAGTTTATAGTAGGTGAATACTTTAACTGGAAAGATTTATTTGACTGCATAAATAGACTTAAAAATGTAAATACAGTGGATATATTAATGAGTGAAGATTTTTTTGATGTAGTAAGCGATATAGCAAGTAAATATTATCCACATATAATATTTAACCATTTCTTTTGGACTATAAGGTCTATGATGATGACTGTATTTGAAGTTCTAAAAAGTGATATACCAAAATGTGATATATATCATAGTGTATCTACTGGATATGCAGGATTAGTGGGAGCTTTAGGGAAATACTACAACAAAGATTCTAAGTTTATATTAACAGAACATGGAATATATACAAGAGAAAGAGAAGAAGAGATAATAAAGGCAGATTGGGTTAAAGGTTACTTTAAAGATAACTGGATAAGGTATTTTTACAATTTATCAAGAGCTGCGTATACTTACAGTGATGAGGTTTATAGTTTATTTGAAAAAAATAAAAAGCTTCAAATAGAATTAGGATGTGATAGGAATAAAATAAAAATTGTTCCAAATGGCGTAAAGCTTGATAGATTTAAAAATATAGATACTAAAAAAGATGATGAAAGTATTATATATATAGGTGCTATAGTAAGGGTAGTACCTATAAAGGATGTAAAAACTATAATACAAGCTTTTGTAAATGCAAATGAAGAAATGAAAAATATTAGGCTATATATTATAGGACCTATGGATGAAGATGAAGACTATACTAAAGAATGTATAGACTTAGTAGAATCGCTAGGTAATAAAAATATATTATTTACAGGAAGAGTAGATATATCAAAATATATAGGTAAAATGGACATGTTACTTCTTGGAAGTATAAGTGAAGGTCAGCCACTATCAGTACTTGAAGGTATGGCAGCTAAAAAGCCTTATATAACTACAGATGTAGGAGCATGTAAGGAGCTTTTATATGGAAATGATGATAACATAGGACACTGTGGAATAGTAGTACCTGTCATGGGATATTCTCAAATGGCAGATGCAATAATAAAGCTAGCAAAAGATGAAAAATTAAGAAAAGAAATGGGCGAAAATGGATATAAAAGAGTATCTACATATTATACGCAAGAACAGTTTATAGAAAACTATAGAAAAATATATGGAGAAATATAA
- a CDS encoding DUF4832 domain-containing protein, translating to MNLRIKALLTSLSLILISTTAVSCKTNTKNTYTPPKSDAVLNNPFMGWAPDAQYTDYTQPHKLVYANIYFSELEPKKGVYDFDYIEKKYNFDYWKSKDVKIIIRLVMDLPNSENKMYIPNWLYKEIDKDGTWYNISYGSGFSPNYENKKLIKYHEEAIKALSNRYNKSSDIAFVALGSIGHWGEWHTYQSNDFFIPFPRQEIANIYASHYVKYFDNKKLLMRRPFKVARDNNMGLFNDMLGNKHSTKEFISWLNDGYTDWLTKVDQPSMKDFWKNAPSGGEFASGNSGMNFLKDFSIDNTIKQIQDTHITYIGPNCPADKKGKFQYNFDKVLKTLGYRYVIDTVKFNNNLNPNDNLKLNINIKNEGVAPFYYKWPVNISLIDKNNNIIYSLNIDEDITTWLPGNINFNTSIKLPSHISSGNYNIALSILDPSNNKPSIKFANNNEIIPNYFKLGEITVN from the coding sequence ATGAATCTACGCATAAAAGCACTTTTAACATCATTGTCACTTATACTTATATCAACTACTGCTGTATCTTGTAAAACTAATACTAAAAATACATATACTCCACCTAAATCAGATGCAGTTTTAAATAATCCTTTTATGGGATGGGCACCTGATGCACAATATACAGATTACACTCAACCACACAAACTAGTTTATGCAAATATATATTTTAGCGAACTAGAACCTAAAAAAGGAGTATACGATTTTGATTATATAGAAAAAAAATATAACTTTGATTATTGGAAAAGCAAAGATGTAAAAATAATAATAAGACTAGTTATGGACTTACCTAACAGTGAAAACAAAATGTATATCCCTAACTGGTTGTATAAAGAAATTGATAAGGACGGTACTTGGTATAATATATCTTATGGTAGTGGATTTAGCCCAAACTATGAAAATAAAAAATTAATCAAGTATCACGAAGAAGCCATAAAAGCTTTATCAAATAGATACAATAAATCTTCTGACATAGCATTTGTAGCTCTAGGTAGTATAGGTCATTGGGGAGAATGGCATACTTATCAATCAAATGATTTTTTCATACCATTTCCTAGACAAGAAATAGCAAATATTTATGCTTCTCATTATGTAAAATACTTTGATAATAAAAAATTATTAATGAGAAGGCCATTCAAAGTAGCTAGAGATAATAATATGGGATTATTTAATGATATGCTTGGTAATAAACATTCTACAAAAGAATTTATATCTTGGCTAAATGATGGATATACAGATTGGCTAACAAAGGTTGATCAACCTTCTATGAAAGATTTTTGGAAAAATGCACCTTCTGGTGGTGAATTTGCAAGTGGTAACTCTGGAATGAATTTTTTAAAAGATTTTTCTATAGATAATACTATAAAGCAAATACAAGATACTCATATAACCTATATAGGCCCTAACTGTCCTGCTGATAAAAAAGGGAAATTTCAGTATAATTTTGATAAAGTACTAAAAACCTTAGGGTATAGATATGTTATAGATACTGTAAAATTTAATAATAACTTAAATCCTAATGATAATCTTAAACTTAATATTAATATAAAAAATGAAGGTGTGGCTCCTTTTTATTATAAATGGCCTGTAAATATTTCATTAATAGACAAAAATAATAATATTATTTATAGTTTAAATATTGATGAAGATATCACAACTTGGTTACCTGGAAATATAAACTTTAATACGTCTATAAAATTACCTTCACATATATCTAGTGGAAATTATAATATAGCTTTATCTATATTAGATCCATCTAATAATAAACCTAGTATTAAATTTGCTAATAATAATGAAATAATACCTAATTACTTTAAATTAGGAGAAATAACTGTTAATTAA